Proteins encoded within one genomic window of Calypte anna isolate BGI_N300 chromosome 25, bCalAnn1_v1.p, whole genome shotgun sequence:
- the CHRNB2 gene encoding neuronal acetylcholine receptor subunit beta-2 has translation MALLRVLCLLAALRRAVGTDTEERLVEYLLDPTRYNKLIRPATNGSQLVTVQLMVSLAQLISVHEREQIMTTNVWLTQEWEDYRLTWKPEDFDNMKKVRLPSKHIWLPDVVLYNNADGMYEVSFYSNAVISYDGSIFWLPPAIYKSACKIEVKHFPFDQQNCTMKFRSWTYDRTEIDLVLKSEVASLDDFTPSGEWDIVALPGRRNENPDDSTYVDITYDFIIRRKPLFYTINLIIPCILITSLAILVFYLPSDCGEKMTLCISVLLALTVFLLLISKIVPPTSLDVPLVGKYLMFTMVLVTFSIVTSVCVLNVHHRSPTTHTMPPWVRTLFLHKLPALLFMKQPRQNCARQRLRQRRHHQDRATAAATAALFLQGGPRLCACYAAHPGAAKVEGLNGYQERPGGQGATPTTPCACGVGEAVDGVRFIADHMRSEDDDQSVSEDWKYVAMVIDRLFLWIFVFVCVFGTVGMFLQPLFQNYTTNSLLQLGQGTPTSK, from the exons ATGGCGCTGCTCCGCGTCCTCTGCCTCCTCGCCGCTCTCAGAC GGGCCGTGGGCACGGACACGGAGGAGCGGCTGGTGGAATATCTGCTGGACCCCACCCGCTACAACAAACTGATCCGCCCGGCCACCAATGGCTCCCAGCTGGTGACCGTCCAGCTCATGGTGTCTCTGGCACAGCTCATCAGTGTG CACGAGAGGGAGCAGATCATGACCACCAATGTCTGGCTGACCCAG GAGTGGGAGGATTATCGTCTCACCTGGAAGCCAGAGGACTTTGACAACATGAAGAAGGTCCGACTGCCCTCCAAGCACATCTGGCTGCCCGACGTGGTGCTCTACAACAA CGCCGACGGGATGTACGAGGTCTCCTTCTACTCCAACGCCGTCATCTCCTACGACGGGAGCATCTTCTGGCTGCCTCCTGCCATCTACAAGAGCGCCTGCAAGATCGAGGTGAAGCACTTCCCCTTCGACCAGCAGAACTGCACCATGAAATTCCGTTCCTGGACCTACGACCGCACCGAGATCGATTTGGTGCTGAAGAGCGAGGTGGCCAGCCTGGACGACTTCACACCCAGCGGCGAGTGGGACATCGTGGCGCTGCCGGGCCGGCGCAACGAGAACCCCGACGACTCCACCTACGTGGACATCACCTACGACTTCATCATCCGCCGCAAACCTCTCTTCTACACCATCAACCTCATCATCCCCTGCATCCTCATCACCTCCTTGGCCATCCTCGTCTTCTACCTCCCCTCCGACTGCGGCGAGAAGATGACCCTCTGCATCTCCGTCCTCCTGGCTCTCACCGTCTTCCTGCTCCTCATCTCCAAGATCGTGCCGCCCACCTCGCTGGACGTGCCGCTGGTGGGCAAGTACCTCATGTTCACCATGGTGCTGGTGACCTTCTCCATCGTCACCAGCGTCTGCGTCCTCAACGTCCACCACCGCTCGCCCACCACTCACACCATGCCCCCCTGGGTCCGCACCCTCTTCCTCCACAAGCTCCCGGCGCTGCTCTTCATGAAGCAGCCGCGACAGAACTGTGCCCGACAGCGCCTGCGACAGCGCCGGCACCACCAGGACCGcgccaccgccgccgccaccgccgccctCTTCCTCCAAGGGGGTCCCCGGCTCTGCGCCTGCTACGCCGCCCACCCCGGGGCCGCCAAAGTCGAGGGGCTCAACGGGTACCAGGAGAGGCCGGGGGGGCAAGGGGCGACCCCCACGACCCCCTGCGCCTGCGGGGTGGGGGAGGCGGTGGATGGGGTGCGGTTCATCGCCGACCACATGCGCAGCGAGGACGACGACCAAAGC GTGAGTGAGGACTGGAAATACGTGGCCATGGTGATCGACCGCCTCTTCTTGTGGATCTTCGTCTTCGTCTGTGTCTTTGGCACCGTCGGCATGTTCCTCCAGCCCCTCTTCCAGAATTACACCACCaactccctgctgcagctcgGCCAGGGCACCCCCACCTCCAAAtag